A single region of the Drosophila willistoni isolate 14030-0811.24 unplaced genomic scaffold, UCI_dwil_1.1 Seg244, whole genome shotgun sequence genome encodes:
- the LOC26530224 gene encoding uncharacterized protein LOC26530224: MRTSFDPEMELPKFQKWFQENPHLSRQHIQNYVVQLNALESRRGRKPLDVNNVVYWFKNARAAQKRAEMRGNVTTTMSALGHAAMNGYLSQHHGAQLGQNSSSSAGSQPSMSMGNLSGKSHDYLKSPMSLKSEDIDTMSQHSNDMDEEAPVSRSNTPQLPLSLTTHETNRNSPLMDGDEEHDDDEATAPTRAKSEISDVINGNVHRDERQQQQQQEKSNEEHKDDISKEHTEGGHNEQDHEQLPDDSALNHNNNENKLTTPKCRSTPKEEEDDLDMDDDDLEDNDNENDASHLDEFRSPSPAMDGNLVAASHKDQQLPFPWRQLRRRQLHQLRLVCNRMHTGAGLNLSSIWNEERRKRNRTFINPVTEVPKLEQWFAMNTHPSHNLILKYTEDLNTMPYRQKFPGLESKNVHFWFKNRRAKCKRLKMSLYDSSQCAQMGTLAFCSLT; encoded by the exons ATGCGAACCAGTTTCGATCCGGAAATGGAGTTGCCCAAATTTCAGAAATGGTTCCAAGAGAATCCCCATCTTTCACGCCAGCATATTCAGAATTATGTGGTGCAATTAAATGCCTTGGAGTCGCGTCGAGGTCGCAAGCCTTTGGATGTCAATAATGTGGTCTACTGGTTTAAGAATGCTCGCGCAGCCCAGAAACGGGCCGAGATGAGGGGCAATGTGACCACCACAATGAGTGCCCTGGGACACGCGGCCATGAACGGTTATCTGAGTCAGCATCATGGAGCCCAATTAGGGCAGAACTCCAGCTCGAGTGCTGGTAGCCAGCCCAGCATGAGCATGGGCAATCTGTCGGGCAAGTCGCATGATTATCTCAAGAGTCCCATGAGCTTGAAATCAGAAGATATTGATACCATGTCCCAGCATTCCAATGATATGGATGAGGAGGCGCCTGTGAGTCGGTCAAATACTCCACAATTGCCGCTCTCCCTGACCACCCACGAGACGAATCGGAATTCCCCGCTCATGGATGGCGATGAGGAGCACGATGACGATGAGGCCACAGCACCCACAAGAGCTAAGAGTGAAATTAGCGATGTGATCAATGGCAATGTGCATAGGGACGAacgccaacagcaacagcagcaggagaaATCCAATGAAGAGCACAAGGATGACATTTCCAAGGAGCATACGGAAGGTGGACATAACGAGCAGGATCATGAGCAATTACCCGATGATTCGGCTCTCAATCACAACAACAATGAGAATAAGTTGACCACCCCGAAATGCCGCAGCACACCCAAAGAGGAGGAAGATGATCTGGATATGGATGACGATGACTTGGAGGACAATGACAATGAGAACGATGCCAGTCATTTGGATGAATTTCGTTCCCCCTCGCCGGCCATGGATGGCAATTTGGTGGCCGCCTCGCACAAGGATCAACAATTGCCCTTTCCATG GCGGCAgctgcggcggcggcagcTGCATCAGCTGCGGCTGGTATGCAACCGAATGCATACCGGGGCCGGGCTCAATCTCTCGAGCATCTGGAATGAGGAGCGACGCAAAAGGAATCGCACTTTCATCAATCCGGTCACCGAAGTGCCCAAATTGGAGCAATGGTTTGCCATGAACACGCATCCGTCGCACAATTTGATACTCAAATACACTGAAGACTTGAACACCATGCCCTACAG GCAAAAATTCCCCGGCCTGGAGAGCAAGAATGTGCACTTCTGGTTCAAGAATCGCCGTGCTAAATGCAAACGTCTCAAGATGTCACTCTATGACAGCAGTCAGTGTGCCCAAATGGGCACTCTagctttctgctctctgacgtga